A genomic segment from Schistocerca piceifrons isolate TAMUIC-IGC-003096 chromosome 4, iqSchPice1.1, whole genome shotgun sequence encodes:
- the LOC124796255 gene encoding uncharacterized protein LOC124796255 produces MNCSEQERLEKRVRYYHCHRSFNFNSKGTGARCVKSMGMNKIGSTCPSNMQVTITEDKCCLKFFPKHMGHTQDVGRTFLHGNERAELAGRLSQGVPVGRVLQDVRSAPIAAMWRESISLRKKICII; encoded by the exons ATGAATTGTTCGGAGCAGGAGCGACTAGAAAAACGTGTTCGATATTACCACTGCCATCGCTCTTTCAATTTCAATTCTAAAGGAACAGGTGCCAGGTGTGTCAAAAGTATGGGCATGAATAAAATAGGCAGTACTTGTCCATCCAACATGCAAGTGACAATAACAGAGGACAAATGCtgcttaaaattttttccaaaacataTGGGACACACCCAAGATGTTGGAAGAACATTTCTGCATGGGAACGAGAGGGCAGagttggcag gacgGCTGTCACAGGGTGTTCCTGTTGGACGAGTCTTACAAGATGTCCGAAGTGCACCAATCGCTGCAATGTGGAGAGAATCCATCTCCTTGAGAAAAAAGATTTGCATAATATAA